A window of Blautia argi genomic DNA:
CCGGTCTTCCCGCTCCCAGCTTTGGGGCATAGATATGAGGAATCACCGGGGCAATGGCGCCAATGCAAACAAAGCCCTGTTTCGAAAGAAGTTCCTTCATCTGTGCCAGCGTATCATCATAATGGCGGTTTCCGTAAGCAGCCATTAAAATACAGGGTGTCCCGTTTCCTCGAAGAGAAGAAAAGATGCCCCCTTCTACCCGCGGAAGCTGTCCTCCATACACAGGGGCTGCTGCCACCAAAAGCTCCTGTTCTCCAAACATATGCTTTTGTTTTCTGAATTTCCGTCTGGTTAAATCCAAATATACCGGATTCTGGGTCAGGCAGCTCATAAGCATCTCTGCTGCCTTTTTTGTCCCCTCTGTGGGGCTGAAATAAGCGGCTGTAACTTTTCTGCTTTTAGAGAGCAAATCCGGTCTGCGTTCCCTTGTCCGAATCACAGACTGCTCCAGACGCCATGCTTCAATCTTTCTGTGATCTCCTGCAAGCAGCACAGAGGGAACCTTTTTCCCTCTCCATTCCTCTGGTCTGGTGTAATGGGGATATTCCAGCAGATTATCCTGCATGGATTCAAACTGAGAGGATTCTTCATTGTTTAAAACTCCTGGCACAAATCTGGAAATGGCGTCAATCATAACAGAGGCTGCCAGCTCGCCTCCGGTCAGCACATAATCTCCAATAGATACATAATCTGTCACCACTTCTTCCAGCACTCGCTCATCAATGCCTTCATAATGTCCGCAAAGGAAAATCAGTTCCTCCTCCATTGCCAGTTCCTCTACCATAGTCTGGCGGAATACCTGCCCCTGTGGGGTAAGATAAATACACCGCGGCTTTTTTCCCCGGCTGGCTGCCAGAGAATCCCTTCTCACAGACTCATACGCTCGATAGACCGGCTCTGCCTGCATGACCATGCCTGCGCCTCCGCCATAAGGATAATCATCTACACGCATGTGCTTATTGTCTGAAAAATCACGAATATTCACCGTATGAAGAGAAATTTTTCCGCTCTTTAAAGCTCTTCCCGTAATGCTGGTACTTACTGTACTTTCAATCATTTCCGGAAACAGCGTCAGTACATGATATTTCATTTCTCTCCTCCTAGCATAAACCCTTTAGCAGATGAATGGTCATTTTTCCATACTCCACATCTACTTCTTTGATACAGTCCTTAATAGCAGGAACCAACACCTCTTTTTTCTCTGTTGTGTAAATGACATACACATCATTGGCGCCTGTTTCCATCACGTCCTTTAATTCCCCGAAAAGAGTACCGTCCTCTAAAAAGACCTCCATGCCAATCAAATCTGCAATGTAATATTCATTTTTCTTAAGAGGTACTGCAAATTCTCTGGTCACATACAGGCTCTTTCCCTTATAGGGCTCTATCTCATTAATATCGTCCACATCACGGAATTTGAGAATGACAAACTGCTTGAAATACTTCACTCTCTCAATTTCCAGCTCGCACAATTCTTTTCCCGTATCCAAAAGCACACTTTCCAGGTAATCAAATCTGTGTGCGTCATCTGTGGTGGGGTAGACTTTAACCTCGCCCCTGATGCCATGTGTGGTGGTAATCACACCTACCTGCAATAAATCTTCCATTTCCATATGCTCCTTTATTTCCCAGAAAAGCAAAAAGGGGGCTGTCACACCTTAAAATGCGACAACCCCTTTCCTGGTTGTTATTACTGTAAAATATCTACAACTACTTTTTTCTCACTTTTGGAGGAAGCTGCTTTCACAACAGTACGGATAGCCTTGGCAATGCGACCCTGACGACCGATTACCTTACCCATATCAGCAGGTGCAACCTTAAGTTCCAAAAGAACAGCGTCATTTTCTTCTGTTTCCGTCACAACGACTTCTTCAGGAGAATCCACAAGAGATTTTGCAATTACTTCTACTAATTCTTTCATTACAAATCACCTCCGGATTATTTTTCGATACCAGCCAGTTTGAAGATTTTAGCAACAACCTCTGTTGGCTGTGCGCCGTTTGCAAGCCATTTTTTAGCTGCTTCCTCGTCTACTTTGTATACGCTTGGTTCCTGAGTTGGGTCATATGTTCCAATCTCTTCGATGAATCTTCCATCTCTTGGGGATTTGGAATCTGCAACAATGATTCTATAGAAAGGAGCTTTCTTCTGTCCCATTCTTCTTAATCTGATTTTTACTGCCATTTCTTTCACCTCCTGGTTTTTTCATAAAGTTTCATATATGTTAAAAGGGAAGTTTAAATTTTCCTCTTTTACCACCTTTGCCGCCCATTAATCCGGGCATCTGCTTCATCATTTTCTTTGCCTGCTCAAACTGCTTTACCATACGGTTGACTTCCGCCACATCAACGCCTGCACCCTTTGCAATCCGGTTTTTTCTGGAAGGACTTAAAATCTCCGGGTGAGAACGCTCCCTCGGAGTCATGGACAGGATAATCGCTTCTTTTCTTGCCATATCCTTTTCATCTACCATGCTGTCCAAATCCTTTATCTGAGAACCAACGCCGGGAAGCATACTCAGCACACTGGACAACCCGCCCATGTTTTTCATCTGATTCATACTTTCCAGATAATCGTCAAAACCAAAGGAATTTTTGCGGAATTTCTGTTCCATTTCCCTGGCTTTTTCCTCGTCTAAATTTGCCTGGGCTTTTTCAATCAGGCTCATGACATCACCCATACCTAAAATACGGGAAGCCATGCGCTCTGGGTAAAACTGCTCTAAATCGGAAAGCTTTTCGCCCATACCTACATATAAAATGGGTTTTCCGCTGATAGCCTTTATGGAAAGCGCTGCACCGCCTCGGGTATCGCCATCCATTTTGGTAAGGATTACACCATCAATGCCTACCTTTTCTCCAAAGGTTTCCGCTACATTTACCGCGTCCTGTCCGGTCATGGCATCAACTACCAAAATAGTCTGATCCACGGTCAAAGCTTCCTTGATATCAGCAAGCTCCTTCATCATATCTTCATCAATATGAAGGCGTCCTGCCGTGTCCAAAATCAGAACATTGTACTTTTCATTCCTGGCATGCTCATAAGCTGCTTTGGCAATATCCACAGGACTGTTTTTATCTCCCATGGAAAACACCTCCACACCCTGTTTTTCGCCGTTTACCTGAAGCTGCTTAATTGCAGCGGGGCGGTAAACATCACAGGCAACCAGAAGAGGCTTTCTTCCTTTGGATTTCAGCTTTCCTGCCAGCTTCGCAGTAGTTGTGGTCTTACCTGCACCCTGAAGCCCTACCATCATCAAAACAGTGACTTCATTGCCTGGCTTTAAGGCAATCTCTGTTGTTTCACTTCCCATTAAGCGGACAAGTTCTTCATTTACAATCTTAATAACCATTTGCCCCGGATTCAGACCAGACATAACGTCCTGTCCAATAGCCCGCTCCTGCACAGCTTTCATAAACTGCTTTACAACCTTAAAGCTGACGTCTGCTTCCAGAAGCGCCATTTTTACTTCCTTTAAAGCAGCCTTTACATCGGCTTCGGTCAAACGGCCTTTTTTTCTTAAATTCTTAAATACATTCTGAAGTTTGTCTGTTAAGCTCTCAAATGCCATGTGTTATAACTCCTCTAAGATTTCCTGAGAAATACTTTCCACCTGGGAAACCAGTTCCTGTCTGCTAAGATTTTCACATTCTCTGCTCAGCCTGTGAATACGATGGACCTTTTCTTTAATATTCACAAACTTTTCTACCAGATGCAGCTTTGCCTCATAATCCTGCAAAGCCTTGTTGCAGCGCTTGATATTATCATGCACGCCCTGACGGCTGATGCCCAGCTCGTCTGCCACTTCACTCAAGGAGTAGTCATTTAAAACCACATCTTCGTAGATTCTTCTCTGGTGGGCTGTCAGAAGCTCTCCATAGAAATCATACAGCAAAGTCTGCTCTACAAATTTTTCCATTCGCAATCACCTTGGTTATCATACAACAAGATTCCATAGCTGTCAAGTACTTTTTATTGACAAACTTTTGTTCGTATTTTCCCTCTTGCATTCATTCTCCGTATACTTCTATTTACACTCATGGTTTTCTAATATATAATCAAGACATACGAAAAATCAGCCTGTAACCACACGGCGCAATCCCGTCATAGGGCAGAAAGGACTCTCTTATGAAAAAAATCGTTGGAATTATTGCAGAATATAATCCTTTTCACAGGGGACATGCCTATCATATAAAAAAAGCAAAAGAATTGGCCAATGCAGACTGTACAGTGGTTCTGTTAAGCGGTGACTTTGTCCAGCGCGGCGCTCCTGCCATTCTCCCCAAACACACAAGGGCGAAAATGGCGCTTTTAGGCGGCGCGGATATTGTGCTGGAACTTCCCTCCTTTTATGCCTCTTCCAGTGCAGAATACTTTGCCAGAGGCGCGGTGGGGATTTTTCATGCTCTCGGCTGTATTGATGCCCTTTGCTTTGGCAGTGAAGAAGGAACCATAACACCCTGTATGGAAACCGCCAAAATCCTCGTGGAAGAGCCGACAGCCTTTCAGAATACTTTAAAAGAACATCTGAAATCCGGTCTTTCTTTTCCCTCTGCCCGAAAAGCGGCCCTTCTTGTCTGCTACCAAAAACAGTCTTCCCTTAGCAGGGACGAACACTTTTTAGATTCGCCTAACAACATTCTGGGAATTGAATACTGTAAGGCGCTGCTCTCTCTTAACAGCGCCATAGAACCTATAACAGTAAAACGGGAAGGCAGCAGCTACCATGCCCAGAAACTGACAGACAGCTACCCCAGCGCCTCTGCCATTCGTCAGACCCTTGCCAAACCATCCCAAACCGAATTTGGGCAGGCAACGTCCGACTCCTTTGACTTCTCTTTATCCGCCCTTTGGAAACAGGTGCAGCCGGAAGCCGTAGCTGCTTTTTCCCGGAATTTTTCAAAAGAAGATTTTTTAACGGAAGACGATTTTTCTCTTCTCTTAAAATATAAGTTGATGAGCAGTACGCCCCAGACCTTATGTCAGGCTGCAGACATGTCCCCGGAACTTGCACAGCGGATTTTGAACTGCTTAAATGAGTTTCGCTCCTTTTCCCAGTTTGCAGCTCTTTTAAAGACAAAGGAGCTTACCCGTACCAGAATCAATCGGGCGCTGTTGCATGTGCTTTTGGACATTTCCGCAGATTTGCCTTCCCGCACGCCCGGCTATGTCCGATTGCTGGGATTCAACAAAAATGCTTCCGGATTTTTAAAAACTGTGCAGAAAAGTGCCTCTCTGCCCTTGCTTACAAAAGCAGCCGATTACAAAAGACTTCTGCCAAAGGAAGAAGTCCCTGTGTTTGAAAAAGACATTTTTGTTTCCAACCTGTATCAATCTGTGTTAAATATAAAAAAACAGACTGCTTTTACACATGATTTGCAAAAGCCGCCTGTCATTTTATAAAAACAGGTTATGTTTCCAACAATCCGGAAGTCTTACGCAGTTTTTTCCTGTCTGTCGGCAAAAGATTCTGATACCGGTAAACACTGAGCAGCAGCCCCAACACCATATAGGACAGAAAAAGATTGGAACCTCCGGAAGAAATCAAAGGCAAAAAGCTTGACGCTCCCGGCAAAATCCCCACAGACATCAGGATATTCAGCAAGGTCATAAAAAGGAAAAACAGCCCTCCGGCATACCCTACCATAGTCCCCAGCTCATTTTTCTGCTTTCTTGCCATATGCAGACCTTTCATAGACAATGCCAGAAGAAGGGCTGCCACCAAAATTGCTGCCATAATCCCATAGCTGGTTCCTAAAAAGCCAAATACCAGATCATTGTGATAGGCCGGATTTTCCTGACCGGTTGTCTGTACAAAACCCAGAGATATGGAATTTATATAGTGCAGGATTCGTTCTGTCTGATAAGAGGCAAACCAGTGCAGACGGATTCCCAGTCCCAGGAAAACCACCGGCAATAACAAGGCGATACCCCAAAAGCCCCCCAAAAATACTCCCTTCTTTACAGAAAACCAGCCTTTGCATATTGCTGCCGTTAAAAGACAGCTCTGTACCAGAAACAGAAAAAACGCCTGGAAAAGATTGGGCAAATAAAAAGCCAACACCACAGGAAGTAAAAGCCACAAAATACATTTCAAAACCCCTGCTCTTCCCTGCCCGTAATATTGATATAAAATACCTGCATACAGCGGAATTGCTAAATATAAAAGAGCGGAAATCGAAATTGTCCCCAGTCCCGGTAAGCTTATCCAACGATTTGTGCCATTGATACTCACAGAAAAAAACAATCTGGATAAAATCCAAAGCACTCCGCCAGTCAAAGCCAGAATCCTGGCATGTTTTCCTAAAAAACTATAGTCCAGTCTGTATATAAAAAGCATCAGACAAAATCCGCCCAATACACAGAAAACGTGCTTAAAAATATAACTGCTCCCCAAGTCCCGGTTCTGCATTCCTATCACAGTCTGCACTCCGATTCCCAAAAGACTGATAATTCCAATCATCACTACCATGAACCAGCATATCTGCGGCTTATGCAAGGCGTCTAAAGAAACTCCTGTTTCCACCGGATTCCCCATATCCTGTACCGCTGCATAAACTGCCTCTTCCCGATTCATGCCTGAAGAAATATTTTCTGCAATCTGTTCCTCCAAATGTCCGCGCAACTCTGCTTCCACCAACTTTTTTGCCTGCTTGCAGCGTATCTGTTCCAACACCTTCTGTAAATATTCTTCCATTTTCACCCCTCCAATCGCAAAACGCTGGTTACTGCCTGTGCATATTCTTTCCACTCTTCTTTTTTCTCTAAAAGCTGCTTTCTTCCCTCCCGGGTAATGCTGTAATACTTCCGCACCTTGCCCTGTATTTCCTGTTCATAAGCCCTGAGAAGATTTTTCTCCTCCATGGCATGTAAAAGAGGATAAAGTGTGCCCGCCTTTAATTCAAACACATTCTGAGAACGCTGTCTGAGAGTAGAAATCATCTCATATCCATACATATCCTTTTCTGACAACAGCTTCAAAAGCAACATACTCATACTTCCGGACACCAAATTTTTACTGACTGCCATAATACACCTCCTGTAAAACATTATATAGACTATCTATATATAGATTAACTATATAATATATCGGCTATCTATCTATGTCAAGAAAATTTTGATTTTTCCTTTGACTATTTTCCAAATCTATGCTACAGTTTTTCTATCATGAACCGAAAGAGGTGAAAAGATGATTATTTTTTCTTGCAGATAACAATTTACTACTTACGCGCAACTATCCATTTGGCATTTTTGCGCTCTGCTGCAGGAAAATATTCGTCTTTTTCTCCTTTTATACAGATATTGTCTGTGTCTTCTTCCAGAGGACATAGCTTTTGTACCATAAAATGAGCTGCCGGATTTTCATTTCCTGCAGCTCATTTTGTTCTATAAAGGAGGAACTGACCATGTCCATGGTAAAAGTAGAAAATCTCACCTTTTCCTACCCTTCCGGTTCTGAAAATATTTTTGAAGATGTCAGTTTTCAATTTGATACAGACTGGAAGCTGGGATTTGTAGGAAGAAACGGCAGGGGAAAAACAACCTTTTTGAAGCTTTTGCAAAACCAATATTCTCCTCCTGGCTTACTAATTTCAAACGCCAACAGGATTTTGAAACCGCCAAAACACAAAAACTGAAAAAAGACCGATTGGCTCTTCGGGGAAAAACGGCAGCGGAAAGAGCAGCCTTTTAAAGCTCCTCACAGGCGCAGAAATCCCCCACACCGGAACTTTTTGTGCAGATTCTAATCTGCTTATTTCCTATGTTCCCCAGAACACCTCTTTTTTAAAGGGAAGTCTTTCCGACTTTGCCCTTCAATATCATATAGAGGAAAGTCTTTTCAAAACCATTCTGCGAAAACTGGACTTTGAACGCACACAGCTTCAAATGGATATGCAGCTTTTGTCAGAAGGACAAAAAAAGAAAGTTCTGATTGCAAAAAGCCTTTGTGAACAGGCGCATTTATATGTGTGGGACGAACCTTTAAATTTTATTGATATTTATTCCCGTATGCAGATAGAAGAACTTCTGCTGGAATTTACACCTGCTATGATTTTTGTAGAGCATGACCAGACCTTCTGCCGCAAAATTGCCACAAAGACGTTGGATTTACAATAAAAACAAAATACGGAGGAAATAGAATATGGCACCTTTAAAAATCGCCATACTCTGTGCAGGAGATGATGAATTTGCACCTTCTGGCTTACCATCTCCCAATTCCTCCCTTCTTTTTACTTTCCAAGGGTTCTAACAAATTCCAAGCGCTGCTTTTGCCAGAAGATCCACTGCCTCATTGAGTTCTACTCCGCTGTGTCCTTTTACCTTATGAAAAACAACGCGTACCTTTTTCAGGCTGTCAAAATACTGCTTATATCGAACAGTTCCAGGTTTGTTGCGCTTCCATTCCCCGGTGGCCCAGGATTCAATTCCCTGGTAATCATAGTACAAATGCAAAAGAGGAATTTCATGTTCCTCGCAATATGTCATGGCAGCCATAGCTCCTTCCAGCTCCCCTGCCACATTTCGCATGCTCACGTCTTCGCCTCCGTAAAAGGCCTTGCTCATCTCTATACGTTTTCCCTGCCACAAAAGGATACAGCCGTAAGAATAGCCTTGCTTTACATTGTCAAAGCTTCCGTCCACATAAGCCGTGCAGCCCTCTGCCTCTTCTTCCTCTGTCAGCGGCAAATTCGCCTCATTCCCTGTCAGATAGGATTCTGCTTCCTGCAGAGTGGGAAAACTTTTATACTGCGCACCCGGAAAACCGTGTACATTTTTTTTACATTCCTCCCAGGTCAGAAAAATCCCTGTGGTCTTTCCTTTTTTTACTGCATATACTTTTTTTGCCATTTTCTCTACTCCTGTTTTTTATCTGGCCGAAAGCCCTCGAAAATCCAGGCATCAAACTGCCCTCTGCAGCGCTCCAGCTGCTGCCTGCTCTTTACTGTCCACGCAAATGCCGGACAGCCAAAGAGATGTCTGCAAATCCACAGAGATATCCCATGTGCACTTCTGCAGTCATAGGCAATAAAATCCGGTTTGGTGAGAAAGTTCAAAAGCAGATGCCGCATAATATAATACTGAGGGCTGTGCCAGCCTTCTTCCTTCTGATAATTCATAGAAAGCTGCCCTCTGCATATCTGCGGTCTGTTTTTTCGATACCACAAAAGCACCTGGGGATAAAAGGATTCAATACAATATTCTCCCCGGTAATTTTGCAAAATTTCGTCCGTCTTTGCACAGATATCACTTTTATCCTTATACTTCAACTCAATAATCAGAGGGACTTTTCCGTCCACCACCTTTAAGACATCTTCCAGAAGAGGAATTCTCTCCTTTGAAAAAAAGATGGGATACCTCTGCAGTTCCTCATAAGTACATTGATTCACCTCTTTTTGTACATTACAGTTTCTCCGCAGATGAAAATCATGGGTTACAACCACCTGATTGTCTTTTGTAAGCTGCACGTCCAGTTCAATCCCATATCCTGCCTTCACTGCCTTTTCAAAGGCTGCAAGGGAATTTTCAGGCGCATTGCCTGCATTGTTGTGAAGTCCTCTGTGTGCATAATAAATTTCCCGGCTCCTTTTGGGTCTTTGAAATATTCTGGGCATGACAAGCGCCAGATACCCCAGACCTGCATATCCTGCTATTTTCTTTCCGTTCATAACTAATCCTCCACATCAAAATGCTCTAACATGCTTTTTTTCTCCTTTGGCCTGCTGTCCCCATGGTGTACCATACTCATGGTAATCATAGCCAGACAGGTAAAAATACAGGCATAAGGGAAAAGTATCTTATAAGAAATATGCTGCATCAAAAATCCGGAAAATACCGGAGTAAAAATCTGTGCTGCCATGGAAAAGGTATAATACACACCCGTATACTTTCCCACATCTCCCAGAGAGCAGATTTCCACTACCATGGGAAGGGAATTGACGCTGACCGATGCCCAGCCCATGCCAATCAGCACAAATCCTACATTGATTGCCGGGTGATAGACCGGAAAAAATGCTGCTGCCAGGTAGCTGATAAGCAAAAGAACCAGACCGCCCTGAATACATTTCTTTCTCCCGAATTTTTCTGAAAGGATTCCAATAGGAATATAACTGAAAATCGCTGCCACAGTGGCTACCATCAGGCAGTCTGCAAAGCCGCCGCCTTCTAATTTCCAGACCTTTACCGCATATCTGGAAAAGGCGGTCGTTACTGCATTATAAGCTGTAAACCAGAAAAAAATGGAAATCAGTATCATATACAAACTTTTCTTCACAGCTTTCGGAAGTTGGCTGGTACGGTCTGCCACTTTTTCTCCCAGCACCTTCTCCTCCTGTATTTCCTCTGCCGCAATCTGTGCAGCCAGCTTTTTCTCCTTCACAGTAAACAGCAAAAACAAAACAGCTGCTGCCATAATCAGAGCAACGCCTGCAAATACCCCTGTATAATCCGGCCGCCTGCCGCCCTTTACCAAAAAGCTGATAAGCAAAAGAGTATATACACCGCCTATGGCTCCCATCAAATTGATTACAGCATTTGCTTTGCTTCTTAAATGCTTTGGCGTCAAATCCGGCATCAGAGCAACAGCAGGCGAACGGTAAAAGCCCATGGAAACCAGCAAAATTGCCAGACAGGCCACAAACATAACAAAATTTTCTGTACGGTCAGCCACCGGGAGCAGCAAAAGGAACACGATGGATACACAGGTTCCGGCCAGAATAAAAGGCGTTCTCTTTCCAAGAGGTGTATTCACCTTATCAGAAAGTGTCCCGAAAAAGGGAAGTAAAAATACAGCCAGCACATTGTCGGCTGCCATAATCATTCCTGTAAAAGTTTCATTCAGATAAAAGGTATTCTGCAAAATCAAAGGAATCAGATTGTCATACATCTGCCAAAAGGCACAGATTGACAGAAATGCAAGGCCGATAAAAAAGGTACGGCGGTAATTCAGTTTTTCCATAGTGTTCCTCCCCTGAAGTTGCCCATTAGGCATTTTTATAGGTCTATCTTATCACAGTAAAAAGGGAAAATACAGAAAATTTTAGGTAAAATCAAAAAATTCAAAAAAAGCTGCCGCAGAAAACAGCAATCAGAAATATCCCCTGATAGATGCTTCATGCGACAGTCCTTTTTCTTTGCCTGGATATTAAATTCTCGCTACGCCTGTTTTCTTTGCTGCCTCTGCCACAGCCTTTGCCACAGCAGGAGCCACTCTCTTGTCAAATGGATTCGGAATAATGTAATCCGGAGATAATTTATCCTCTTCCACTAAATCTGCGATAGCGTAGGCAGCAGCCACCTTCATCTCGTCATTGATATCTTTTGCACGAACGTCTAAAGCGCCGCGGAAGATGCCCGGAAATGCCAGAACGTTATTAATCTGGTTCGGGAAATCACTTCTTCCGGTTCCCACAACAGCCGCGCCAGCATTTTTTGCCAGCTCCGGCATGATTTCCGGTGTAGGATTTGCCATTGGGAAGAGAATTGGATTTTCTGCCATATTTCTGACCATTTCCTCTGTTACGGTTCCAGGAGCAGATACGCCGATAAAGACGTCAGCACCCTTTAATACCTCTTCCAGAGTGCCTTTTTCCATGTTCTGATTGCAGATTTCTGCCATTTCCTGCTTCTCAGCATTTAAATTTTCGCGGCCTTTATAAATAGCGCCCTGTCTGTCGCACATTACCACGTTTTTCAGTCCCAGGCTGACTAACAACTTAATAATGGCAATTCCTGCTGCACCCGCGCCGGAAGTTACCACCTTGATTTCATCTAATTTCTTACCTGTAAGCTTCAGGGCATTAATCAAAGCCGCTGCTGTTACCACTGCTGTTCCGTGCTGGTCGTCGTGGAAAATGGGAATATCACAGCATTCCTTTAAT
This region includes:
- a CDS encoding NAD(P)-dependent malic enzyme; translation: MDKKEFALKQHEQWKGKIEVISRAEISTPEELSVAYTPGVAEPCLKISEDVDLSYKYTRRGNMVAVVTDGTAVLGLGDIGPEAGMPVMEGKCALFKTFGDVDAFPLCVRSKDVDEIVKTVSLLAGSFGGVNLEDISAPRCFEIERKLKECCDIPIFHDDQHGTAVVTAAALINALKLTGKKLDEIKVVTSGAGAAGIAIIKLLVSLGLKNVVMCDRQGAIYKGRENLNAEKQEMAEICNQNMEKGTLEEVLKGADVFIGVSAPGTVTEEMVRNMAENPILFPMANPTPEIMPELAKNAGAAVVGTGRSDFPNQINNVLAFPGIFRGALDVRAKDINDEMKVAAAYAIADLVEEDKLSPDYIIPNPFDKRVAPAVAKAVAEAAKKTGVARI
- a CDS encoding MFS transporter, giving the protein MEKLNYRRTFFIGLAFLSICAFWQMYDNLIPLILQNTFYLNETFTGMIMAADNVLAVFLLPFFGTLSDKVNTPLGKRTPFILAGTCVSIVFLLLLPVADRTENFVMFVACLAILLVSMGFYRSPAVALMPDLTPKHLRSKANAVINLMGAIGGVYTLLLISFLVKGGRRPDYTGVFAGVALIMAAAVLFLLFTVKEKKLAAQIAAEEIQEEKVLGEKVADRTSQLPKAVKKSLYMILISIFFWFTAYNAVTTAFSRYAVKVWKLEGGGFADCLMVATVAAIFSYIPIGILSEKFGRKKCIQGGLVLLLISYLAAAFFPVYHPAINVGFVLIGMGWASVSVNSLPMVVEICSLGDVGKYTGVYYTFSMAAQIFTPVFSGFLMQHISYKILFPYACIFTCLAMITMSMVHHGDSRPKEKKSMLEHFDVED